In Gambusia affinis linkage group LG20, SWU_Gaff_1.0, whole genome shotgun sequence, the genomic window CATGGCCCAGCTCCTGACTGCACACGAGGCCACGCCCCCATGCAGCCCTGCTGCTAGCAGTGCAGAGGCTAGTCCTACCACTAGTCCCACCGCTAACACCACCGTAAGCTAGGagaaattttatttcctgtgaaTGGATTTGGAGCGACTCTTAGCTGCTTCCTTTCTCAGTGTACCTGCAATCAGGCCACGCCCCCCGGAGCCAGCCCCGCCTCCTGGGTCAACGCTCTGATTGGCCGGATCTTCTGGGACTTCCTGCGAGAGAAGCAGTGGGCCGACGCCGTCGCCCATAAGATCCAGAAGAAGCTGAGCAGAATCAGAGTGAGGCTGGACGAGCAGAAGCAGACGGTCGTCTGTCGATACGTAACAAACTGACGGCTTCTTGCTCCTGCAGCTGCCTTACTTCATGAACGAGCTGACGCTGACCGAGCTGGACATGGGCTGCAGCATGCCGCACATCGTGGCCTCTTCCAGGCCAGAGGTCAACCACAGAGGTCAGCTCAGCCTGCAGCTTCCTGCTCAGAAGATGCTAACACTTTCATGCGTTTGTTTTGATTAGCTAGATTTTAAcgcatttttttcttaaacgtCCAAATTTGTTCATCCTGTTTTCTATCTGTGGTTCCTCTCCTCTTCTGAGTGTTTTTAAATCCCACTCCACCAGGAGTCAgaccgccccctgctggctgctgGGTACTCTGCCACCATTCACAGCATTACTGCAAACATTTTGgtcaaataagaaaacaagttatagcaaaatacatttaacacattttgaataattataTGGATTAActgcaattgtttttttgtttcttttttacacattaaGATTCTGCCCAAAACCACAGTTTCTTATCCGCAATGCTAAAGCTACATCGCTAACAGTAGCGATGGAAGCTGATTCTctgttcatttctgcttctaaacAATCTGATTGGACTTTGGAAAATACTATCCTTGTGCTAAAGCAGTTAGCCTAACAGCAAAGTTATACTAGCCTAAAATAGCACCTGAATGGcaacatgtagcagctaatgctacAACAACCTGAAGATTAAGAACCAGAAATATCTCTGATGTTCAGATCTGATCATAttcattcaataatttagcaggaAAAAGAGAATTGGAATTTAAAGTGTCATAGATGCTTAATTACTTACAGAACCTGCAATTAACCAGATTCAAATTTTAATCTACTTCCAGCTCTAGTAAATATAGAAATCAGTGTCCTTGTGCAGCACAGCCAGAGGTCATCCTTCCACCAGATCTTCCCTTCTCCCTCAACTTCAAAAAAGGACTAATGATTCTGATCTGACGTTCTCAGCCAGACACGGGATCAGATTAGGCACCATGACCTTTGGCCTGTCTTGTCAGCCTGGTGTTGAGCTGCTTTgtgcgccccctgcaggcctgtgggtggagctgcagctggtttacACGGGGAACCTGCAGATGACGCTGCAGACCAAGTTCAACCTGTCCAAGCTGGgcagagagagcagagaggagacgGTGCAGAGCGGCCCTGAAGCTGGAGGCCccaggtcacacacacacacacacagagacacacagagagacacacacacacacacacacacacagacacacacagacacacgcagacacacacactcccctaaTGAGGCTCTCAGGAAccatttgagtttttttagttttctgatgATTCAGCTGCTTTTccccagaaacaggaagttatgaAACATGAATATTAATCGTTCTGACTGTGTCCTgctggcctctgattggctgctgcgtGTGGTCTCCAGCTGCAGGCCCGTCCTCAGCGTGTTGGCAGACAGCGATGAAGAGTCGTCCAGTGCTGCTTcttctgatgaagaggagctgctgctgtcgGAGCCTCACTGTCCAGCTGGGGAGAAAGGCTCAGTGGCGCCCCCTGAAGGGTAAACACACACCGTTCCTGGGCTAAAACCAGAAACTACCACCATCACACACCGACTCACCGTAACAGTCCACAGAAAAACGACATTTTCCAATTTTATCACCACAAAAACCTGATTAGTGTGGAGTGCATGTATATTCAGCGTTTCAGCCTTCACTTCACATTTTTGCCAAATTCCTTTGCAAAATAGAAGAGTAGCAGTGAGATTGGtgggactggactttgactaggccacatTCTGCTGTGATCTTGTGGTTcttaaaaatcagataaaacaaGTGTGTGACGTATAAAAGGTGAAATGAATTTCCCTTCGTTCATCTGTTTCTGTAGCTGCAgacatttcattttgaatgGAAAAGGtcgctgacctctgacctctggttctgctgatgGAAGAGGAACCTCCACCCAGTCTcagctctgatttatttttggggCAACAAAGTGAAAGGAGCTCTCCATATTTTTCCGTTTTTTATtaagcaacaataaaaacaatagataaacatcagagtgtgtgtgaggggtgtgaatactttatgcagctgctgcagttttatgAAGTCATTTTCCTAAAAGGTGAAATCTGTGAAGCTGCAGATGGCTCTGGATGCAGAGTCTCTCCTCCAAACTGCTGCCAAAAGCAGGATGAGTAAAACTCTCCTCCTCTAATCCTGTTGGTTTTTCGCAGAGGAAGAACCGGGAGGAAGATTTTAAGATTTGTGGACAAAATCACCAAATCCAAGTGTTTCCAGCGAGCGGCGGAGAGCGAGTTCATCAGGAGGAGGTTTGAGGATTTGTCCAACACGCCCCTGCTGCTGTCGGTGGAGGTCCGCGAACTGTCCGGCACGCTGGTGGTCAACATCCCAGCGCCCCCTACTGACAGGATCTGGTAAGGCATCGACACGCAGGCGATGGAGAGGAGGAATGAAATCTTCAAGGGTCGCTGTGACAGCCTGCCCTGCACAGGGGTTAAAGGTCGTCCAGTCTCAAAACTAGCAGTTTGTTTtgagaatatttaaatttgatttacatTATCggctgattttactataaagtGTTGAATATTTACACAGGATGATGACGGGGGGCACAGCGCCTCCTAGCTGCACGTCCAGGAGGAAGAAGAGCTTCACACAAACTCAAGATTCTGCTTGCAGAATCAGATTCATAAAATCTTTACTGCTTTTAGAAGGATTGAGGAGCCATTTTTAGTTTTCCTAAAAATATGGTTAAAATTGGGTCTGATCAAAATCTGATCAGAATCTGAtcaaaatctgatcaaaatctgatcagaatctgatcaaaatctgatcagaatctgatcaaaatctgatcagaatctgatcaaaatctgatcaaaatctgatcagaatctgatcaaaatctgatcaaaatctgatcagaatctgatcaaaatctgatcagaatctgatcaaaatctgatcaaaatctgatcagaatctgatcaaaatctgatcaaaatctgatcaaaatctgatcagaatctgatcaaaatctgatcaaaatctgatcagaatctgatcaaaatctgatcaaaatctgatcagaatctgatcaaaatctgatcagaatctgatcaaaatctgatcaaaatctgatcagaatctgatcaaaatatgatcaaaatatgatcaaaatctGCATCATGTGAAATAATTTCTCCCCATTTCCttccaaaagtaaaatcatTGGTCAGTGCAGCGGTCAGGTCTTCTCGTGTTTCAGACTCGGACACGTTTCTTCCGTCTCCTCTGCAGGTACAGTTTCCGTGTGCCGCCCAAACTGGACCTGCATGTTTGCCCCAAGCTGGGGCAGCGAGAGCTGAGCTTCTGCCATGTGAGCGACTGGATCAAGAAGAAGCTCCAGGACGAGTTCCAGGTGAGGAAGAGAACAAAACCTCTTTTGATCTGAACCGAGTCCTCATGTTTCCTTTGCTTTCTCCTTTTTCCTGCTTAGAAAGTGTTTGTGCTGCCAAACATGGACGACATTTCCATCCCGCTGATGCATGCTGGGATGGATCCGGCCACCGTTCACTGCTAGTGCCTCGCTGCAGAGGAAACCATGAAGAACCGAGTAAAACCAAAAAACCTTCATGTTTAAAAGAACAATTCATCCAGTTTAAACAAGTTTACATGTCAATAATCTGACTTTAGTTATTTATTCAacataaatcagtttattttggaatattagatgtgaaacattcaaaaataaaaactttttaaataaatatgtgaatatttattCTTCCACCTCAGTGTCTAATATCATCTCCATAGAAACACAATATAATAATCCATCAACCATAAAGGCTCCaaaacttcatgttttattggGTTGATAAGCCAAAAATCAGTCAGACGATTCGTGAGTCCTGGACGGcaggccgccgccgccgccgtaGCCGCCGCGCCGTTTAGCCGCCGCAGCAGCTAAATGCCGTCATCTGAGGTTTTGCATCAGGTGAGTCCATGTGGAGAAAATCTATACTAAAAAAAGCCGTTCCGAAAAATAATCAGAGGTTGTTTTCTTGATCAAATTAGAAATGGAAGCAGATTGACGTCACTCTGTtactgttttattgattttattcccatcgtttcacacaaacagctgctgctgattcGCTGGCATGTTGTCTGATTTATTCATATCTcactttaaagtttgtgttcAGTAACAAAGTTTCATGAAATacgcagcttttattttggtaatgcACTTCCACTCATCAGAAAGAATTTGTAAACTTCAATATgtagctaactaaatatttggtttgaagctaaataaatattttggcatttataaatgaataataacagtgaaaatttgaatgaaaattattggTCTTTTTTTCTCGCATTACAGATTAAATAGACCAAATTATTGCTGGTCGTTTCTGATTGGGTAACTACAGAAATCTGCCTTTGATTCACAGCTGATTCCTTTGGAgcaatgaaaagaaatgattctcatattttcatgtttcagcTTCTGCCTTCCCATCTAAGAGGGGATGTTGATCTAAATATTTCCCACAGATCCTGTTGACTCACAAACATTCATTACAACCAGTAGATGGCGCTGGAACGCAGGAACTGCAGCTTTTAGGCAGATGTGACCATATAAGGTTAAAGTGGCTGGCTGGCAGAACCAGCTGCAGACTGGCGTTAGATCTTCTGTTTCCCATCAGATCTGGAGATCTACTGGATTCTTACTGTCTGTCTCAGAGATCCTGCAGATCTCCAGCCTGGAAGCCAACAGAGAGAGTGAGAGGAGGCTAAAGCAGTGATGGAGATACTTTTtgttacccagaatgcattgtgGCACCTTGCAGAGGGTCAGATGTGACAGGACGGTGAACTGGTAGCACTGGTTTTCCTCCCAGATGGTGACTGGTTGTGTTCTGGTAAACCAGGCTGCAGGAAACTTTATTCATGAATCATTTCTCAAAGTATCATTTTCCTTGTCTTCATGTGTCAGGAACCAGCAGAGCTCTGAAATGTGGCAACACGGTTTCCTAGCAACAAGAAGGTCCcggtttgaatcccagcctgggTCTTTCAGTGGTGCTCTTACTGGGTTAACTGGTCTCTATGGGCCTGAGATGGATGAACCCGCCTGTCGCCCAGAGGCATTGGCACCGTGTGACCCCGTGACCCTGCATGATGCAGACGATGGCTAGGTGGTTAAAGGAAGTGAGcttctgatttaatttcccttttggatcTATAAagtatttcattattttatttcctgacctttgacccagttTTGGTCAGAagctgaaaacatgaaaagctCTGCAGCCTTCTGGCTACCATCAGCTCCACGTGTTTAATATTTCATAGCTCTGTATTTAAAACGAGTCGTTTTTATTCTCACTTCATGGAAAAcgtccagcagccattatgtcCTGTAACACTTCTAGTAAATTTCAAATCTTCTTcctgaaacaaaacatgattCGTTTCAAAACAATAACTGCATGAATTCCTTTATGACTTTgggattaaataaaaaggttcaaacaaacaaaggacTGATTCAAATCTGCCCAGGTTTATTATTAGCAAACCATCTTTTCCTTTTGCTGGAAGGAAAAGCTTTCAGGTGGTTCAATGAGGAAGTGGTTCTGCGGCTCAGTGGACCCAACCTGAGCTTATCAGGATCCTGGACGTCTGCCAGACAAACCGCTGCTTTCCTCTGGGCTCACAGCAAAACGCTCCAATACAGCTAACACAAACGAAACCGGCAGATTTTAGGAGTTAATTATGGAGTAAAGAAGGTCAATTATTACATGAATGGAGCTTTGCAGGAAATTTTCCAGCGAACTTTCTTGTCGGTAGATTTAAGGAGCAACTTGAGGGCCGGAcattgagaaacaaaaacatccatcgCTGATTCCCATCATGACTCACCGCAGGTTTCCTCACATTTCTCCATAAACCCTGTTTGGTGATAAGAGACCTAAAGGAAATGGAGCCGTTTTATGATTAATGGTAAACTcgataacctttgacctctctcCTCCAGTGCAGCCCAGGAACACTAAAATATGTTCCAAGTGGTTTATTAAAGGAAGTTAAATATCAGCTTCACAGCTGATTATGAGGAATGGATAATTAATGCATTCATATTAATGCATTAATGGATCACTAATGCATGAAACTTCATCTGATCCTGATCAGAGGCCAAAGGTCGTGTTCAACCGTCTTTAACCCGCATGGTGACCCGCTGAGGATCAATGAGGATTGATGAGGATCCTACAGCTCCGCCCATTAACTGGCTCTAAGCTCCGCCCATTAACTGGCTCTAAGCTCCGCCCATTAAAGGGCTCAGCATGGCAGTTTGTTAGGCAGCCTTTTTCACAATTACAATGGTTTGAAATATGTAGACCATAAtctgacacaaacacattcaccCAGTTCTcgattttaatacaaaaataatgtcagacatgttaaaaatctgaaaatgtatcAGTAAATATGATTTCTATGGGTCTAGTCACTGAACTGAACCGAACTGATGTTGGGAGGGAGTATGTATAATTGTGACCTGATGATTTCCATCATCAACTGAATTCAGTTGAATTATTACTGAGTTTGTGTGAACTTGTGTTTGAATATTAAACCTTTATTGTTTCACTGAAGCAAACAAAACGATGTGAGTTCAAACAGGTTGATTGATCTGATTCCCTCTGCAGGtttgaggaagaggaagaggaagaggaagaggaagaggaagaggatcAACGTTACATCAGGTTTACTGCTTCACTGAAGCTACAAACTgaacatctgaaacatgcagCTGTCAgaatataatattataatacGATACAGAGCCGTTTCTATGGTTTTGTGAAACACCATAAAGTGGAAGATTTGAATCATCACTTGTTTATATAGTCAAGAATCTGTTTAAGAGTATAAGCAGAAACATCAATAAACATCATTTGTTCCAGTTGTTTCAACCCAATGATCCAGCACACAGCCGGTCAATTCAATCTGTAGTTTGGATCTGTGACGTCACTGTTGGAGCAACATGGAGGAAAtgatttctgttcagtttttacagtgtatctGGACAAACAGCGCCCCCCAGAGTCCATATTTAGTTATTAATATGACAACAAGGACTCTGCGCTTCAGTCCCAAAGCAGCGGTTCTACAGCCGGCTGTGGACCGGGTCGGCCCGCAGCTGCAGCCGGGTTCTGGAGGCCAGCGCCGCCTTGCGGGTCATGGTGCTGCAGCGCACCAGGATCTCCTGGGCGTCGGGTCTGCGGGGGATGCTGGGGGCCGGACCCGGCTGGCTGCCTTTGGACCCGGCCGACCCGGAGCTCCCGGTGCTGGACCTGGAGGACCGGGTCGGGTCGGGACGGCCCGGCTCGTCCCTCAGGCTGGAGGAGGACGAGGCGCTGCTGgtggagaagctggagaagaTGGAGTCGTTGCTGCGGGAtgcagctgatgatgatgatgatgatgatgatggcgcGGCGGCATCCTGCTGCCAGCTCTCTGACAGCACGTCCAGGGACTGCGCTCTGGGGAGCCGCTCCGGGACCGCGGACCCCCGCCTGGAGCCCAGCTCCTGGTTCTGGACCGGCTGGGAGGAGCGGGAGCCCCGGGCGCCGCTGGAGGCCAGGTTGAGGGAGGAGCCGTGCAGGTGGCGGCCGTGCAGCCCGCGCCGCGGGTTGATGTAGGGCTGCAGGTACATGGAGGGCAGGTAACCCACCCTGCCGCCGCACCTGGAGGGGGCGGAGTCAGAGTTAGATCTGGCAGCAGAATCTAAAATCTCTTGTTAATATCAAGTTATTAATCTAGAAAATGATCTGCGGATCGTCCAGCCGCTGCACCGATTCTCATGTTTgaccaaataaatcaaatgttgaCTGTATTacgtcaaaatgtttttaataatttgtttcttcCTGACTGTATTTCCAATATTCTGTAAGATGATCTGATGGTTCTGTACCTGACCAGCCACCAGCCGTCGTCAGACTTGCGCAGCGCCTCGACCACGCAGCCGATGGCCACGCCCACCTCGTCGCTCTTGGAGGTGGAGTAGTTCCTCACGGCGCAGTACAGGGACCCTGAAGGCAACACGCAGACCACCGGTCAACATCTGCAGGAGGTTCTGGACGGAGTCCGGTCCAGGTGAAGAGTGACTCACCTCCCAGGaatcctccctcctcttcctcttcttcgtCACAGAGCTCCAGGTACGGCGCCGGAAACCAGGCTAACCGCTTGTCCTCGCTCTCCACCAGCCACCACCCTGCAGGCAACGGGCAATTagcagttagcatgctaattgGCCTTTGTACACAGTAAAagattaacagcaataatttagtttattgaaccatatatttattttccaaactaaatatttaacttgaaaactaaacatttagttgggaaataatatttacctttttagcttaatatttaatttggagcaaaatgtttagtttgaaaacttcacattaaatatttagtttggaacaaCTGttcatttttgcagtgtaactaAGAGCTTCATCAGTGGAGACTTGCAGCTGCAGCCTGACCTGCCGGGTCTTTGATTAGGACATCCAGCTTGTCGTCAGCAGCCGCCTTAAAGGTCCGGTTCTTGGTGTCCCTGGTCTCGTACGGCGCCACGCAGCGGTACGTCTGCGTCACGAACGGGTGCGTCACGCTGCCCACCTGCTGGCGCTGCGCGCCACCCGCTGCGTCCTGCGCCTCGTCAGACATCAGGATCATGACGCTGCAGCAGACCACGTGTTAGAAACGGATCAAGGCGGCCCGCCAGAACCCGACCGGAACCAGAACTCACGTGTTCTTGGTGAAGTCCGACTGCAGGTCGTGATCTCTGGGCGTAAAGAACCGGGTGACCTCTGAACTCAAGGTCACGGTCTGGTCGCAGCGCAGCAGCTCCTCGCAGTAACTCTGCAGGAAGCTCATCTGCATCACCGACTTCCTGGATCCGGTCTGCTGCAGGCTGCTGCGCCGGGCCTtccctggaccagaaccagaaccagaaccagttaaCAACCAGAAGAAATCTAATAAAATCAACTAAAGATGAAACAAAGTGCAGATGAAAAATGTCCAACATGTCAGTCAGCTGAGGCTCGTTTTgtcagttattttaaataacatcttctaaagcaaatatgaaagattattttctgaatgtttttgttgtaaataaatcatcgcaaataaaaactttacagcTTCATTCTGTGGGACTAAGGAGTTACTGAAATGAATCAActtttcattaatgtttgaatttatcCTTCTATCTACAGAtactttaaatcaacatttagtttctatttttatttggttttaatgatTTGATTGAAAACTAGATTTACTAATTCCTAATAGCAACAGATCCAGGTTCTAATCTGTAAAAATTGTGAACTGCTCCTTTTTCTCCACTTACTGACTTTTATTGTCATAAATCATaacatcataaaacattttctggacTATATTTTCTTCTCCAGGCTGATTTATTGTTTGCTCACCGGAGAACTTTGGGATTTTCCTCTCGTTCTTCCTGAAGGGATTAAAGTTTGGAAATCTTTTCTTCAGCTGCCTCTGTTGGAGAAATGTAGTAATTAAATGATGtttatttgactgtttttaatttctttgattgactgattgattcaTTATTATGaactaaatgaaaactaaaatgattTCATGGTTTGCAGCTCGGATTTTTCCTGACTTACATGAAATGACCGGAAGTCCTGGAAGGACCGGTAGATGATCACTTCCGACTCATCGGACCAGAGGACGGACAGCATGAAGATCTGAGGAGGACAGCGGATTATTTTCTGAcatgaaattaataaataaaaacttggtGAGGTTTTAACCAACCTTCAGTCTCGGCTTCTCTCTGCGGACTCCTCCAACCAACCTGACACTGATGACGTAGCGCTGATCTCCGGTCATCCTGccgcggttctggttctggttctggttctggttctggttctcagGTCAGTGGCTGCCGCTGcggatgaggaggatgaaggtgaGGATGTGAAGCTCCAACAGCCGCATCTCCTCTACTTATGTGAAGCAAAGAGGGCGGGGCCACGATGCGGGGGCGGGGCGTCAGCAGCAGCACCGCGGGATGACGTCACACAGGTGAGGCACCAACCTGCAGCAGACAGTAAAGCTTCTTCAACCAGGAAACAGACGGAATAACCAGAAgaacaaggaaacaaaaatgtttcaaaccaTCATTCATATTAAAACCAAGATGGCGGCTGTGACCAAAtatcaaacatgaaatatttcacacaaaagaaaacatgtttaaaatgaggtcaaagtaaaatctgaaaaagattaaaaaatttaaatgatgttAAGAAGAGGAAGCATAATGTCAACACACCTCAAAGTTCTGCAACATGATTGGCTAATGAGAATTTATGTGAGGCCAGAAAAGCTTAATAAGTACAATGGTGCCGTCCAGAGCTGTGAATGACATGTGGAGGAGAGAAGGGAACATTCTTCCATTGCATCTGGAAATGCAAGAACGTTCAACAATTCTGGAGGGAGATTAGAGAAGCTCTAGAGACGATACTGGGTATAAAACTAGTTCTTGACCCTAAATTGTTCATTCTAGGTTTATAATCTGACTGACATCATAAAGATTATTACTGCCAGGGATTTATGTTTACAGAAAGAGTCCTAGCACTCTCATGGAAGAGTACCAGTAACCCAAAATTCATTAACTGGATTAATTAAATATCCACAACCTTACCAATGGAAAAGATCACTTTCattataaaagtaaataaaaaaactattgctatttcaaaatatttggtGTCCTTTTATGGAATATATAGAAAACATGGATATGAGGGTGTTGGTGAGTTATAGTTGTGGTTGGTCTTCTGCAGTGacctaaaataatctttatttgtataattgACTACTTTACATTCaagtttgtattttctgaatcacgtacaaaactaaaataatttgggCTAATTCCTGGAAAATagagaaacatttattgttgtaattgttgtttcttctcAGGGTGGTTGGGGTTAGggctaatgttttctttttctcatttattttgtatgtaatAAGTGCTGCTCCAAAATATCCCATAACAACCTGGCATGAAAGGAAAGACAAGTTGAATGTTGGACATTAATTTAATACCCTGGACTTTCCTTTGATGTCAGAGCTCACTTATGCTCTGTTGATTATTGGAAACATTGTTGAAAAACCAATTAAGAcaatgttgggaaaaaaaagaagaagcatatttaaaaaatgagatcaaagataaataaacctgtttagtttattgtttcaataaatgttgaaaacataaattcatCACATTCAGCGGCTGACGTCACTGCTGCTGTCATCAGCGCCAATAAAACTGCTcacctgagtgtgtgtgtgtgtgtgtgtgtgtgtgtgtgtgtgtgtgtgtgtgtgtgtgtgtgtgtgtgagagcaggTGTTTCTTCAAAGGGGTTATCGCTGCTCTCATCAGGTGGATGTGAAGCCCCTGCTGTGAAGGGATGCCAGCATTtatcacacacactctcacacacacacactggcgGCACGTGCTGCGGCGTTGAATGTCGGGTTTGTGAAGCTTTGAACCTGAAACACGTGAGGTTTGGACGTCAtgggaattattttatttctgtaaatgattcaaataaattctgtttttgggGTAAATTTGGTCAAACTTTCTTCTGATTATTGACTGATTATTGATCACAGCGGGGTCTCCACCCTGCAGCTGTTTGGCTCTAATAAATAAGCAACTGTTTTAAgtataaatataataacatgcaggttttgcatttaaacattcagtttttcttcttattaaCGTTTAAACTATATGATTCTTTTTGTACATGAGGAAAAACATCCATGTTGCaaatctcttgtttttattcattcccatgc contains:
- the LOC122823651 gene encoding NADPH oxidase organizer 1-like, which codes for MTGDQRYVISVRLVGGVRREKPRLKIFMLSVLWSDESEVIIYRSFQDFRSFHRQLKKRFPNFNPFRKNERKIPKFSGKARRSSLQQTGSRKSVMQMSFLQSYCEELLRCDQTVTLSSEVTRFFTPRDHDLQSDFTKNTVMILMSDEAQDAAGGAQRQQVGSVTHPFVTQTYRCVAPYETRDTKNRTFKAAADDKLDVLIKDPAGWWLVESEDKRLAWFPAPYLELCDEEEEEEGGFLGGSLYCAVRNYSTSKSDEVGVAIGCVVEALRKSDDGWWLVRCGGRVGYLPSMYLQPYINPRRGLHGRHLHGSSLNLASSGARGSRSSQPVQNQELGSRRGSAVPERLPRAQSLDVLSESWQQDAAAPSSSSSSSSAASRSNDSIFSSFSTSSASSSSSLRDEPGRPDPTRSSRSSTGSSGSAGSKGSQPGPAPSIPRRPDAQEILVRCSTMTRKAALASRTRLQLRADPVHSRL